AGTGTCGACGCCGGCATGCAAATCAGCCTGCTGGGGCTGGGTTCAGAAACACTGACGTATTGGGACAGCCGAGGTACCCGCCGGGACCGTGAGCATGACGCGCTATTGCGGCCGACAGCGGTGTTCGAAGAAGGCGGATTGCAGCCACGCCGTTGCGCCGAGCGCTTTGTTTATGGTCGGCCGGGTGTTGCCGATGCAACCCGTAATCAACTTGGCCAGCTGCTTCGTCACGATGATCCGGCGGGAAGTGTGTTGTTCGATGCCTTCGCCATCAGTGGAGAAAACGTCGAAAACACCCGGCATTTCACCCTCGAACCCGTCTCTGCCGATTGGCCCGAACCGATTGATGAGCGCCAGCGTTTGCTGGAACCCGGTGAGGGGGCAACCACGCGTTGGCGTTTCGGGCCACTCGGTGCGTTGCTGGAACAAGTCGATGCACGGGGCAATCGACATGGCAACGAATGGACGCTTGATGGCGGTTTGCGGGCGTGCCATTTGCAGTTGAAGCATCAGACTGAATGGCTGGCGGTGGTTTGCGATATTCACTACAACGCAGAAAGGCGGGTCACGCAGGAGCGGGCGGGCAATGGCGTACTGACAACGCTGACCTACCGTCAAGAGGATGGGCGTCTGATAGAGCGTCACGCCAAAAACAGTCAGGGCGTGGTCTTGCAGCATCTGCTGTACCAATACGACCGGACAGGCAATGTGCTGAGCATCGAAGACCGGGCGCTGCCCGTGCGCTACTTCGCCAACCAGCGCATCGAACCGATCAGCTGCTTCATCTACGACAGCCTCTACCAGTTGAGCGAGGCCAGCGGCTGGGAGGCGGGGGCGGGCGATGGTGGCCCGACAGCGATCGCCAATTACTCGCAACGTTACCGTTATGACGCTGGCGGCAATTTGCTCAAGTTGATCCACGTGGGGGCACAAAGCCCAGGTCATGATCTGCAGGCTGCCCGCTCCAGTAATCGTTGCCTGCCGTGGCGTAATGGCGTGCCGCCCGATGAGGTAGAGATTGGCGCTGCATTCGACGCTCGCGGCAATTTACTGCTGCTGGATCAAGGGCGGCGGTTGCAGTGGAATCTGCGCAATCAGCTGCAATCGGTAACGGCAGTGCGACGCGATGCGCGCGCGGATGATGGCGAAGTATTTTTCTACAACGGTCACGGCGAGCGCGTGAGCAAGATGCGTACGTTGCAGAACCATGCTCGCAGTGTGGTCTCGCAGGTGCGTTATCTGCCGGCGCTGGAATTGCGCACGGACAGCGGCACCGGTGAGGCATTACAGGTCATCACGGTGCAGACTGGCCTGAACAGTATTCGCGTCCTGCATTGGGAGAGCGTGCCGCCGACAGGCGTCAACGATCAATATCGCTACGGTTTCAGCGATCATCTGGGATCGATCAGTCTTGAACTGGATGCAGATTCACGCTTGATCAGTCGGGAGCATTTCTACCCGTTTGGTGCGACTGCGTGGAGTGAGGAAAGCGAGGTCAGTTACAAGACCCTGCGTTATTCGGGCAAGGAGTGCGATGCAACGGGTCTGTACTACTATGGTTTCCGTTATTACATGCCGTGGTTGCAACGCTGGTTGAATCCTGATCCTGCCGGTGCCATAGACGGGCATAACCGTTATCGGGCAATGCGCAACAACCCCATCGTGTATACCGACGGGGACGGGCGCAAGCCAGGCAACAAAAACGGTGATCGGGTTTATCATGAGCTTGCCGAGCAAAAACTGGTCAATCCGCTGCAAGCTGCCGGAATGCAGCCGGTGCGCAACTATTTTGAAGCCAGCAATGATCCCAAAGTACAGGCCTACCGTAAGGCCATTCCCGATGAATTGGCAAAGCTGGGAGCCAAAAGCGACTCTCTGCTCAATACCCATGAAGCCCATGTGAGGGCGGCGGTCAGAACACAGACCGCATCGCCATCAGGGCCCATTCTTTATCACTCCGGTGAGCTGCTCTCTGCGGGCATGAGCAAGATTATCGGGGAGCAGAACACCAGTCGGATAATGGGCCCGATGTCGGTTGCCTTCAACAGTCCGACCGAAGACCCGCAGGTTCTTGCCGGCAGGCGCGATGCTGTGGCGAAGACCTTCAAGACCGGTGGACAACTGTTGATGCATGCAGCCCATCCCGCGGCCCAATTACTCGGTGCAGCCAGTACCGCGATGGGTAACGTCATGGAAATCTCGGAAGCGCAGACGCGTGTGCAGTACAGGATGTTGAATACGCCGGCCAATGTGGCGATGAACGTCCCGGGGGATAATGCGCAGATATCTTTTCAATCATTCCAGCAAACATTCACTTTGCCTCAGCAATCGCTGTTTTCAGAGGCGTCGGCGGCGCCAAGTGAATGGGCACAACAGTTATTGGCCGTCGCCTTTAAGCCGCCACCGCTACAGATCGTTCATGCGAACGATGATTCAGTAAACGATGACGAATATCTTGATCGTCCGCGTCGAGGCTCACATTACGGTTAAGTAAAAAAGCCCCCGCCCAACCCACTGCGGATAGGGGACGCAGCGGGCTGGACGGGGGCTTCTTGTTCTACTGAACGTTATTGCGCGATGGTCTTCACCGACACGCCGCGTTCGATCGGGGTGGAACGGCCGTAGATATCTTCGAAGCGTTCGATGTCGTCTTCGCCCAGGTACGAACCCGACTGAACTTCGATGATTTCCAGCGGGATCTTGCCCGGGTTGCGCAGGCGATGCACCGAGGCGATCGGGATGTAGGTCGACTGGTTTTCGCAGAGCAGGAACACGTTTTCATCGCAGGTCACTTCGGCGGTGCCGCTGACCACGATCCAGTGTTCGGCGCGGTGATGGTGCATCTGCAGCGACAGGCACGCGCCCGGTTTCACCGAGATGTGCTTGACCTGGAAACGCCCGCCCATGTCCACCGAGTCGTAGGAACCCCACGGACGATAGACTTCGCAGTGGTTCTGGGTTTCGCTGCGGCCTTGCTCGTTGAGGGTGTTGACCATCTGCTTGACGCCCTGAACCTTGTCTTTGTGGGCGATCATCATGGCGTCTTTGGTTTCGACCACCACAATGTTTTCCAGACCGATCACCGACACCAGTTTGCCGTTGCCGTGGATCATGCAGTTCTTGCTGTCCTGAATCACCACATCGCCCTTGGTGACGTTACCGTTGGCGTCTTTCTCGTTGACTTCCCACAGCGACGACCAGCAACCGACATCGCTCCAGCCAGCGGTCAGCGGTACCACGCAGGCGCGCTGGGTTTTTTCCATGACGGAGTAGTCGATGGAATTGTCCGGGCAGCAGGCGAAGGTCGCTTCGTCGAAGGTGATGGTGTCGGCGTCTTGCTGGCTGCGTTCGAGGGTCAGCAGGCAGGTGTCGTAGATGTCCGGATCATGCTTTTTCAGTTCTTCAAGGAAGCGGCTGGCGCGGAACAGGAACATGCCGCTGTTCCAGTAGTAACCGCCGGATTCGACGTACTCGGTGGCACGTTTGACGTCAGGTTTTTCGACGAAGTGCGAAACGCGGCTGACGCCTTCGGGCAGCAGCGAATCGCCGGTGGATTTGATGTAGCCATAACCGGTTTCCGGTTTGGTCGCCGGCACGCCGAACAGGACCATTTCGCCATTTTCGGCGGCGACGGTGGCCAAGGCCAGTGCGCGTTGCAGGGCTTTCTGATCTTCCAGCACGTGGTCGGCCGGCAGCACCAGCATCAATTCGTCACGGCCTTCATTGACCAGCATCATCGCGGTCAGCGCCACGGCCGGTGCGGTGTTGCGGCCGAACGGTTCCATCAGGATGCGCTGGCATTCCAGATTGCGGTTGCTCAACTGCTCGTTGACGATGAAACGGTGATCCTTGTTGCAGACCACGATCGGGGTGTCCATGCCTTCGAACACCAGGCGCTCGAGGGTCTGCTGGAAAAGGGTGTGTTCGCCGGTCAGGGCGAGGAATTGCTTAGGGAACTGCTTACGCGAAAGCGGCCAGAGACGCGAACCGCTACCACCTGACAAGATCACCGGAATCATATTGTTTACTCCATAAAATCGATTGGTTAGAGGCACGAACGCTGTGTCGTTTCACTCTTGTTTTTGTTTCGTGTCCGAACTGACAACCCGATCCCCTGTAGGAGTGAGCCTGCTCGCGATTGCGTTGGATCAATCAACACATTCTTTGAATGTGAAACCGATATCGCGAGCAGGCTCACTCCTACAAAGGGGACTGCGTCAGTTCGGAAAATGGGTTAGCGGGTCGATACCGGGCGCTTTACCCAGACTGGCGACAGGCTGCTGCCGCTGCCGGTGACGTACAGCACTGCGGCTTCACCACGTTCCAGGGCGACCGGTTTGACGTCGCCGACTTTCTTGTCACCTTCGTACAGCGCCAGGCTGACTTTCACCGGGTTGATTTCACGTTCGCCACGGCCCTTGGCGGCCACGTTCGGCACCACGTCGGTCTTGCCGTCGGCAGTCTTCAGGGTCAGCGGCTTGTCGCTGAGGTTCTGCACGCGCACCAGGGATTTCTGCTTGTTCTTGAACGGCGGCTCTTCGATCAGTTGCGGCGCGCCGGAAGCGTTGTTGACCAAGGTGTAGTAGTGGTCCCCGGCGAGTTTCACCGGCAGGGTCTGGCTGCCGACCTTGGCGCTGTAATCACCGCCCGGCATGAAGCTGAAATCGCTGCTGGCCAGTGGCGCAACGTCGCTCAGGTTGGTGCTGCCAACGGTGGCGCTGACTTCTGCGTTGCTGGCGTTGTAGACACGCACGAAGGTCGAGCCTTTCGGTGCGGTCGGGCCGTACAGTGCGGCGTCGCCACCGGCGAAGGCAGGCACGGAAAGCACGCTGAGGCCAGCAACCAGAGCGAAGCTTTTAGCGAGACGACGAGGAGTAGTAGTGAAAGTCATGGTGTACCTCTCTTTCAGTTTTGCGCCCGATCGGGCGTCTCGGATTTAGTGTTGATTGCTACGTTTTGTTGGCGCGCGCCGGCTTGTTTAAGCTCTGCGACCCACTGCGGGTCGGCGTCGCCGATTTCGTTGTTCACAGGCAGATAACGTTCAGGAAACTCCCAGATCAGCACCTGTGGCGGGCTGTTCTTGAAGTCATCGCTTTTCAGGTAGCTGAGCATCGGCAGGATCGGGCCGTGGCCGTCTTCGGCGTAGCTCACCACGTCGCTGTGCAGCGCCTGTTTCAGTGCACCGACGAAGTTCCAGTTGGGGTTGGCGCTGTAGCTGGTGCCGACCAGTGCGACCGGCACTTCATTGCTGGCAAACAGCGCGTCGTCACTGGCAGGCTGATCGCCGGCCGCGACGGTGTTGCGCTTTTGCAGTGGTTCTTGCGCCGGCATCAGGTTTTCGAACAGCGGATCGAGCGGCAGGAACAAGCGCAGATCGCCCTTGTGCGTAACCTTTTCCGCTGGCGTGGTGACGAAGCGCTGTGGCTCGCCGCTGAGCGGGAACTTGTCGGCGATGGTTTTCGCCAGGGTGTTCGCGGCAATTTCGGCACCTTCCGGCGTCCAGTGGGTGTCGGTGCGCAGGAACACTTGCTGACCGTTCTGCTTGGCCTGTTGGAAAGGCTTGAGCAGGTCAGGGGCGAGGATCTTGTCGGCGGCTACACGAGCATGGAAATCCTGATAGAGATTTTCGTGGATGCTCGCTGGTTTCACTTCACCCAGATGCTCCGGGTACAGACGAACCTTGGCCGGCACGATCGCCATCACCAGTTTCACGCCTTTCTCTTTGAGGGTCTGGCGCACGCCTTCGACCAGCGCGTAGTTGCCTTGCAGGTTCAGCTCTTCGTTGACGATCGGGTTGAATTCCTCATCGCTGTACAACCACTGATCGCGACCGAGCACCACGCCCGGACGACCTTCGTTGAACAGTTTGAAATCCAGCGCGGCCCAGAGGTTGGTGCCCAGACGCTTGATCGGGAATTCTTCGTCGTAATGAGTTTCCACAGCCTTGGTCCAGCGGCCGTTAAGCACCGTTGCGTCGGCGTTGGTGCTGAAGCCGAAGAAGCTGCGAACCGACCACAGACCCAAGACCAACAGGGTCACCAGGAACAGGGCGATGTAGAAGATGCGTAATGAGCGGGTCATGTCAGATCCCTCAGAACTGGAAGTAAAGGAACGGCGAGAAGCTTTGCGCCGAAAGTTTGAGAATCGAGGCGATGAACAGCAGCAGGATCAGGCCGCGCATCACGTAGCGTGACCAGTCCGCGCTCCAGTAGGCCGGTTGCACCTGGGCTTCGACGCCGACGGTGTAGCCAGGCTCGTGGATGCTTGCCGGATTTTCGCCGGGGGCCGCTTTGATCATTCCCGGGGTCGCGGTGGCAGGGCCGTTGGCCTCGACGTTGACTTCAGGTTTGGTTTTGGCCGGCGGCTGGTTGGTGTACAGATCGCGCAGGCCGAAGAAGGCCAGCGTCACGTACGCCACTACCAGAGTCGCCACTTGCAGGCCGGTGAGGCTGGCCTGATTGAGTTCCGACAGCGACCAGTCGCCGAAGCTGAACATCGCGCCGTACATGCGCCCGGCAACGTGCAGGTTTTCGGCACGGAAGATCACCCAGCCCATGACCACGAGCAGGAAGGTCAGCGCCCAGCGAATCGGGTTGAGGCTGCGCGGAGAGGTGTTCAGGCCCAGCGCTTTTTCAATCGCCAGCCACATGCCGTGCCAGGCGCCCCAGACGATGTAGGTGATGTTCGCGCCGTGCCATAGACCGCCGAGGAGCATGGTCAGGAACAGGTTGCGATACGTCATCAGCGTGCCTTTACGGTTACCGCCGAGGGTGATGTACAGATAGTCACGCAGCCACGTCGACAGGCTGATGTGCCAGCGACGCCAGAACTCGGTGATCGACTGGCTTATGTACGGCTGTTTGAAGTTTTCCATGAAGCGGAAACCCATCATCAAGCCCAGACCGATGGCCATGTCGCTGTAACCGGAGAAGTCGAAATACAGCTGCGCGGTGTACGCCAGCGCGCCAAGCCAGGCATCGCCGGTAGTCGGGTTTTGCAGGGCGAAACAATGGTCGGCGACCACCGCGAGGGTGTCGGCAATGAAGACCTTTTTAATGAAACCCTGCATGAACCGCGTGCAGCCCTCGGAGAATTTGTCGAGGGTATGCGTGCGGTTGTTGAACTGGTCGGCGAGGTCGCGGAAACGCAGAACCGGGCCGGCGATCAAGTGCGGGAAGATCGCCACGAATGCCGCGAAGTCGATCAGGTTGCGCGTCGCCGGGGTATCGCCGCGATACACGTCGATGATGTAGCTGATCGACTCGAAGATGTAGAACGAGATACCGATCGGCAGCAGCACGTGGGTGAGGATGAACGGCGACAGACCCACCGACGTCATCATCGCGTTGATGCTGTCGACGCCGAAGTTGGCGTACTTGAAGTAGCCGAGGATGCACAGGTCCACCGCGACGCCGAGCAACAGCCAGCGCTGCGCCGGTTTGGTCCGTACGCCGGCGGCACCGACTTTGAGGCCGATCCAGTAGTTCCACAGCGTGACGGCGGCGAACAGCGCGAGGAAGTCCACACGCCACCAGGCGTAGAACACGTAGCTGGCGATCAGCAGCAGCAGGTTGCGATAGCGTTGCCCGCTCAAGTAGTACAAGCCGAGAAAGATCGGCAAGAACAGAAACAGGAACACGTTGGATGAAAATACCATCCCGATCTCTCCATGTTTGAACCAACAGTCAAGGGCCAAAGCCCCCCCAAACCCCCCGTGGTAGTGGAGGGGTGACACAGTGCTTGCTTGAGGTCGGAGCTGGCCGTCAGACCGCGCCCCTCACCCCCCGCCCTCTCCCGGAGGGAGAGGGAGCCTGATCTCCATGGTTTTCAAAAATGGAGATCGACTCGGTATTTCCTTGCAACCTGATCTCGGTTGTTTTTCAACACCTGAGATCGGCTCGGTATTTCATTTCGGCGTAACTCGCGCAGCCACCTCGGTCAGTCCCCTCTCCCTCCGGGAGAGGGTTAGGGTGAGGGGCTTTTGCTTCATGAGCCCTTGTTGCCCTTTTCATGCGACGGGTCGTAGACCTTGGTCAGGTCGCCGCCGAGGCGGAAGGTCTTGAACGGCTGCATGCCGTGCTTCTTCTCGATCACATCAGGCGGGCAGGTGTAGAGCGTGCAGAACGGTTCGAGCCAGGCGAATTTCATGTCCTCTTTCAAGTCGGTCATGTCCTGCTCTTTGCCGTTCTTCTTCTCGAATTCATCCGGGTCTTTCACCCCCGCCAACACCCGATCACCGAGACGCTTCAGCGCACCGTTGTTTTCCTGGCGCAAATCAACCCCGTTGACCTGAGCGAAACTGGCGATCATCGCCAGCGGCGGCAGGGCGTAGTTGTGATAGGCGAGGGCGCGTTGCTGGCGCTTGAGTTCGTTCGGCAGGAAGCCGTCGGCATCGACTTGATTGACGCCAACCTTGTATTCCTTCACCGCCCAGTCAAACAGGTCGCGGCGGTTGGTCGCGACCGAGGTCGCCATCACCGACCATGCAGCCCAGTACGAGTGGTTGTTGGTTTTTTCCAGCGGCAGGTTGTCCCAGTCGCTGACCACCTGATCGGCCATTTTGCTGAACCACGCCTCGATCAACTGCGCTTCCTGCTGATGCTGCGCCAGCGGATGCGAGTCGGAGAACTTCAGACGAATGTACGAAGAGGCCATGCTGCCCAGCGCCCATTTGCGCATCGACTTGCCGGTGTGGTTGAAGTCTTTCGACATCAACGCATCGGCCTTGGCCCACGCGGTCAGCCAGTTCAGCGTGCAATCGAGCTGTTCCGGGCGACCGTCGCGCATGAATTGCATCACGCGTTTGGCGGTGCCGCGTTCCAGCGTGGTGATGTCTTTGGTGGTGTCGCGAAAGGCTTTTTCCGACTGCACGTTCAGCGTCGCGCGGGCCTTGTCCGAACCTTCGTATTTGCTGCGAAATTGCAACGGCCCGGTGTACGGCGTCGGCATCGCATCGCAGCCTTCGCTTTTGTCACCGGTCTTGAATTTATCCACAGGCGCAAAATAGCCCTGAGGTGGACGCAGTGGCGCGGCGGCCTGCGCGGTGCCGGCGAAAATCGCCAGCCCAAGCAGCGTCGGCGCTAAAAGAGTTTTCAGTTTCGAGTTTCGCATAGCAGACCTCATTGCCCGACCTGAGCGGTTTGTTGCCCAGCGCCCGGGAATACGTTGCGTTTGCAGATTTTCGCTTCGACTTTTTGTGGCGCGGTGCCCGCTTCCGGGCCCTGGACTTCGACCGCCAGCAGGTTTTGCGAGGCCCAGTCTTCGTCCGTGCGCAGCTCAAAGGCGAAACGACCGTCGGTGTCGGAGGTTTCCGGTTTCTCGATCTTGATGTCCTCGTGGCGACCGTTCATGTACCAGAGGGTGGCTTGCAGGGTTTTCACCGAAGGGTCGGCGAAGCGGATGTCGACCTGATGGCTGCTGTTCTGCAGGTTCAGGTTCTTGCTGTTGACCAGCAGTTCTTGTTTGCTGCCCGGCTTGAGCGTGGTGCTCGCCGACATTTGCGCGTCTTTGCCTTCGCAGCCATTGTCGAGAAGGGACATCATCTGGCGATAGATGGTTTCCTGATCGAGGCGGTACAGCGGCGAGAATTCCCAGATAAGAATCTTCGGTGGCGTCTTCTGGAATTCGTCGCTGCCGAGGTACTGCAACATCGAGCCTTCCAGACCACCGCCGGGGAAGGCGACGTTGAGAATGTCGGCGCCGATGGCCTCTTCAAGGAAGCCGGCGAAGTTGTAGTTCTTACCGCTGTGCGAAGTACCGACGAGGGTGATTTGCGGGTTGCCGGAATCACCGAACAGGTCGCCGTCACCGGCCTCGCCCTTAGGCTCGGTGGTGAATTGATCCATGTACTGGATCGCGTAACTGGTGCCGCACAATTGCCCGGCCATGTTGTGCAGGGTACCGGTCTTGCCCATGCGCCCGGAGCGCTTGGTTTCGAATTCACGCTTGGGCACGTCGGCGAAGGCCGGGATCTGCTTGACCTTCTCGGCGACGATTTTCGCCGTGCGCTGCGCGCCGTATGGTGTCCAGTGCTGGTCGCCGCGGAAGTAGAAATCGTGGGCGGGCAGGGTGTCCGGCAGCGATTCGTTGGTCAGCGGCGACAGGTCCGGCACCACGTAACCCATCTTGGCGAAACGGCCGAGCATGGTCTTGTAGTTGCCCAGCGCTTTCTCGTAATCGAACGCGGCTTTTTCCTGCGGGTTGAGCTTGTTGCGGTTCACCAGGCCACGGGTCGGCTGATAGACGATCACCAACTCAACGCCTTTGGCTTTGAACGCATCGTGCAGTTGTTGCAGGCGTTTGTAGCCGGCCGGGGTGGTGTTGAACTCGGTGCGCAGATCTTCCTGAGTCCGGAACAGCCAGTCGCCTTGCGCCTGCACCAAGGTGGTGAAGTTCTGCTGGTAACGCGTGGTGTAGTTCTTCGCGTCATGCGCGGCCGGGCACAGGTTGCAGCACGGTTCGGCGCTGAACTTTGGTGGCGTGGCAGCGGCGCCTTCATCGGCGCGGGCGCCGTTGCTGGCCGCGAGAATGCCCACGGTCAGGGCCGACAGGCTGAGTAATCTGATCAAGTGTGGGTGCATAAAATTATCCTCAGTCCTGCATTTCGGTCTGGCGTTCGACAGGGTCGATCAGCACGGCTTTCTGCTGGCGCACCAGCAGGTCGAGAATTTCATCCTGGCGCTCGCCGAGGATGCCGTTGAAGCTGATGCCGCTGGATTTGGTCGGCGCCAGCATCGACACGCGATACAGCTCGACACTCAACGGTGAATCGATCGACAGCGGGCCGCTGCCATTGGCTGCCAGCTCACCGCCAACGACGATCAGCGACACCTGTGCATCGAACGGGTCGAGCTTGATGTCACGGTCGGTGTCGGTGAGGTCTTTGATGTGGCCGTAGACACCGGTCAAACCGTTGGCCATGGCGACGTTTTCGTAGAGGCGGATGTTCACGCTGTTACGAATGCGGATGCCGTGGCGCTTGTTGCTGATGACCTTGTTGCCCCACAGCAGGTTGTCGGCGGACTCGTAGAGGGTGATGCCGTCGGTGTGGTTCTTGTAGATCTCGTTGTAGGCAATGATGTTGTTGACGCTGTTCCGGTCGATCACCAGGCCCGAGAGTTTGTTGTCGTAGCTTTTGTTGTTGAAGATGAAGCTGTCGTTCACTTCACGGGAAATAATGATCCCGTGCTTCTTCTTCGTGCCGTAAACAGTGTTCTCGGCAATGATCAGGCCGTGGGAACGGTCGTGCGGGTCGATGCCGTAAACGATGTTGTCTTTGTAGGTGTTGCCCTTGACCACGAAGTCGCGGGTCTCGTAGCAGTAGAAGCCGTACCACATGTCGGAGAACTCGGAGCCGACGATCCAGCCAGTCGGTTCAGGGCGCTTGAGGACCTTGGCCATGTTCGGCGTGTACTGGGAAATACTCACCCCGTACGACTTACTGTTGGCGTAGCCGAAGCTGGCCATCTTGCTGTTGACGATGTAGGTCTCGGTGCCGCCCCAGGCGAGCAGGAACGGACGGAATTCCTTCGGCGAACGGAAGGTCGCCGGACCGTTTTCCTTTTCGCGCCAGCCGGTGACTTTGGTGTCGCGCACGAACAGTTGGCCGTCGTTGACCATGAACGCACCGGCCTCTTGCGACAGGCGCAGTTCCTGGGTCTGGCCGTCGATTTCGAGGATGCCTTTACGGCCCACGACGATCGGCAGCTTCGACAGGTACACGCCCGGCGCGGTCTCGCTGAAGTACTGCTTGGGCAGCTTCTTCGCCAGATCCTTGAGGTTCATGTAACCGTCGTCGACAAAGATTGCCTGCGGGATGCCGTGCTGACGCACCACCCATTCGGCCATTTTGTTGTCGCCGCCGATGAAGTCCTTCAGCGCGTCTTCCTGCATCATCCGGCGCACGCTGATCTTGCCCGCTTTGCTGCGGTTGACCTTCGCGGCGGCGGCTTCGGCGGTGTAGCCGGAAATGTCCGGCAGTTTCGGCGCGGCCAGATTCAGCGCCTCGGTGGGTGCGCTGCTGACGGTGTAGGTCTTGGCTTGTTGCAGCTCCTTGGCCGTGGTCGCAGGCTTTGCCGGCTCCACGTTGGCAAAGGCGCCAGCGCTGGCCAGCAGCATCGCGCCGGCCAGCAGGCTGAGTGAGCCTATCCTGGTGCTGATCATGTCGGGCACTCCCTTGGCGGTTTGCATCAGAAGCGCCAGATCACGTCGATGAACGCGCGGTGCATGTACGAATCAACCTGCTTGCCGTAGGCATCGCCCGGCTTGAACACACCGCCACGGAAGCGCACGAGGGCTGAAGGCTCGTCGATCGACTGGCTCAGCGCCGCCGGCAACAGGCCTTGCTTGAAGTACTTGGTGACGACCAGATCCATCTCCTGACCGAGGTCCTTGTTGCCGTCTTCAAGCGGCAGCGAGGTGCTGGAAAGGATCGCGCCGGTGACGTCGTCGGTGTTGTTTTCCACCGCGTTGATACCGTTGCTGCCGACTGGCTTGTTGCCGTCGACACGCCAGAACTTGTGGTAGATCAGGCTGGCGTCGTACTCGTCGTTGACCATCCACGAACCGAACAGGGTCGCGGTCTGCATGTTGTTCATTTCGCCACGGAAGGCTTCGCCGAAACGGTGAACCCGCGAGCGCGTACCGGTGTAGTTGGAGCGGTTGCTTTCCAGACCGGTCTGCTCGTAATCGGCGCTGGCGCGGGCATAGGCACCGCCGACTTGCCATTGCGGATCGAGGCGCAGACGCACACCGATGTCGGTGGCCCAGCCGTTGACGTCATCGCTGCGCTTGGCTTGCGCCGGGCGCGAACCATCGGCGTTCAGCGCGTTGACCGTGTCGCGGTCGCCGCTCATGCCGGTGATGCTGCCCCAATAGTTGACGGTGTTGGTGTTGCGCCAGTTGTAGGCGTCACTGTCGGCGGTCAGGCCGATCCAGCTGATGTCGCCGTTCTCGGTCTTGTCCAGCGAGTCGCGCGGTACGCCCGGTTCGGCGTAATCGAGTTTGCCGTCATCGTGGGTGTGGTGACCGCGAATGCCGACCCAGTTGCCCGGCGTCCACTGGTAAGCGGCGTCGGCGTAGGCGTGCAGGCGATCCTTGTCTTTCGGCGCCAGCTCTTTCAAGTCGGTGCGGTATTCGCTGAAGCGTTCGGCGACACCGGCGTTGGCACGCAGCAGGGTGGTGTCGAAGGTCCAGTTCAGCGCTTCGATATTGGTGTCGCGCCATTGGCCGTCGTCATTACGCAGACGCTGGCGACCGAACTTGAGCATCTCGCCCGGGTACGGGGTGAGGCCGCTGTAACCGACCCAGAACTCGCGCATCGCCAGGTAGTTTTTCTTGGTTTTGCGATCACCGTTGTCGGTGGCTTGTTCACCGTCGGATTGTTGCAGGGTGTCGGTTTCGATGATGTCGGTCGAGGTCACGGCCTGGCCCATGGCGTAGGCGCTCCAGGCGCCGCTTTCGCCATAGATCCACGGACGCAGGTCGAGGCCGACGCCGTTGACGTCGCCGCC
This region of Pseudomonas sp. R84 genomic DNA includes:
- a CDS encoding MBOAT family protein; protein product: MVFSSNVFLFLFLPIFLGLYYLSGQRYRNLLLLIASYVFYAWWRVDFLALFAAVTLWNYWIGLKVGAAGVRTKPAQRWLLLGVAVDLCILGYFKYANFGVDSINAMMTSVGLSPFILTHVLLPIGISFYIFESISYIIDVYRGDTPATRNLIDFAAFVAIFPHLIAGPVLRFRDLADQFNNRTHTLDKFSEGCTRFMQGFIKKVFIADTLAVVADHCFALQNPTTGDAWLGALAYTAQLYFDFSGYSDMAIGLGLMMGFRFMENFKQPYISQSITEFWRRWHISLSTWLRDYLYITLGGNRKGTLMTYRNLFLTMLLGGLWHGANITYIVWGAWHGMWLAIEKALGLNTSPRSLNPIRWALTFLLVVMGWVIFRAENLHVAGRMYGAMFSFGDWSLSELNQASLTGLQVATLVVAYVTLAFFGLRDLYTNQPPAKTKPEVNVEANGPATATPGMIKAAPGENPASIHEPGYTVGVEAQVQPAYWSADWSRYVMRGLILLLFIASILKLSAQSFSPFLYFQF
- a CDS encoding mannuronate-specific alginate lyase; translated protein: MRNSKLKTLLAPTLLGLAIFAGTAQAAAPLRPPQGYFAPVDKFKTGDKSEGCDAMPTPYTGPLQFRSKYEGSDKARATLNVQSEKAFRDTTKDITTLERGTAKRVMQFMRDGRPEQLDCTLNWLTAWAKADALMSKDFNHTGKSMRKWALGSMASSYIRLKFSDSHPLAQHQQEAQLIEAWFSKMADQVVSDWDNLPLEKTNNHSYWAAWSVMATSVATNRRDLFDWAVKEYKVGVNQVDADGFLPNELKRQQRALAYHNYALPPLAMIASFAQVNGVDLRQENNGALKRLGDRVLAGVKDPDEFEKKNGKEQDMTDLKEDMKFAWLEPFCTLYTCPPDVIEKKHGMQPFKTFRLGGDLTKVYDPSHEKGNKGS
- a CDS encoding alginate O-acetyltransferase yields the protein MHPHLIRLLSLSALTVGILAASNGARADEGAAATPPKFSAEPCCNLCPAAHDAKNYTTRYQQNFTTLVQAQGDWLFRTQEDLRTEFNTTPAGYKRLQQLHDAFKAKGVELVIVYQPTRGLVNRNKLNPQEKAAFDYEKALGNYKTMLGRFAKMGYVVPDLSPLTNESLPDTLPAHDFYFRGDQHWTPYGAQRTAKIVAEKVKQIPAFADVPKREFETKRSGRMGKTGTLHNMAGQLCGTSYAIQYMDQFTTEPKGEAGDGDLFGDSGNPQITLVGTSHSGKNYNFAGFLEEAIGADILNVAFPGGGLEGSMLQYLGSDEFQKTPPKILIWEFSPLYRLDQETIYRQMMSLLDNGCEGKDAQMSASTTLKPGSKQELLVNSKNLNLQNSSHQVDIRFADPSVKTLQATLWYMNGRHEDIKIEKPETSDTDGRFAFELRTDEDWASQNLLAVEVQGPEAGTAPQKVEAKICKRNVFPGAGQQTAQVGQ
- a CDS encoding alginate export family protein, with amino-acid sequence MKLNPFVKAGIGLSFALIWSCPTLAAMTETKNFGLEVKVTGQSEDDRDLGTASGGDVNGVGLDLRPWIYGESGAWSAYAMGQAVTSTDIIETDTLQQSDGEQATDNGDRKTKKNYLAMREFWVGYSGLTPYPGEMLKFGRQRLRNDDGQWRDTNIEALNWTFDTTLLRANAGVAERFSEYRTDLKELAPKDKDRLHAYADAAYQWTPGNWVGIRGHHTHDDGKLDYAEPGVPRDSLDKTENGDISWIGLTADSDAYNWRNTNTVNYWGSITGMSGDRDTVNALNADGSRPAQAKRSDDVNGWATDIGVRLRLDPQWQVGGAYARASADYEQTGLESNRSNYTGTRSRVHRFGEAFRGEMNNMQTATLFGSWMVNDEYDASLIYHKFWRVDGNKPVGSNGINAVENNTDDVTGAILSSTSLPLEDGNKDLGQEMDLVVTKYFKQGLLPAALSQSIDEPSALVRFRGGVFKPGDAYGKQVDSYMHRAFIDVIWRF
- the algG gene encoding mannuronan 5-epimerase AlgG — protein: MISTRIGSLSLLAGAMLLASAGAFANVEPAKPATTAKELQQAKTYTVSSAPTEALNLAAPKLPDISGYTAEAAAAKVNRSKAGKISVRRMMQEDALKDFIGGDNKMAEWVVRQHGIPQAIFVDDGYMNLKDLAKKLPKQYFSETAPGVYLSKLPIVVGRKGILEIDGQTQELRLSQEAGAFMVNDGQLFVRDTKVTGWREKENGPATFRSPKEFRPFLLAWGGTETYIVNSKMASFGYANSKSYGVSISQYTPNMAKVLKRPEPTGWIVGSEFSDMWYGFYCYETRDFVVKGNTYKDNIVYGIDPHDRSHGLIIAENTVYGTKKKHGIIISREVNDSFIFNNKSYDNKLSGLVIDRNSVNNIIAYNEIYKNHTDGITLYESADNLLWGNKVISNKRHGIRIRNSVNIRLYENVAMANGLTGVYGHIKDLTDTDRDIKLDPFDAQVSLIVVGGELAANGSGPLSIDSPLSVELYRVSMLAPTKSSGISFNGILGERQDEILDLLVRQQKAVLIDPVERQTEMQD